A genomic region of Halobacteriovorax sp. JY17 contains the following coding sequences:
- a CDS encoding tryptophan--tRNA ligase: MSKKISLTGIKPTGVPHFGNYFGAIKPALEMANSGDYEGYYFIADYHSLITVHQPEVLREYIYDVAATWLALGLDPSKVTLYQQSHIPEILELNWITSCFTAKGLMNRAHAYKALVQSNEIEKRDTDHGVNMGVYTYPILMACDILFLKTNVVPVGADQLQHIEIARDIASSFNHIYGDIFTLPEAKAQEGALVPGLDGRKMSKSYGNHIPLFLPEKKLKKTINKIATDSTAPEVPKDPNDSVIFDFYKLFASEAQIKELDAWYRKGIGWGEAKLELFNVANEYLREPREKYNELIADKSKIDLVLKEGAERVRPKAAEFLKEVKKAVGVIS, from the coding sequence ATGAGTAAGAAAATCAGTTTAACAGGTATCAAGCCAACAGGTGTTCCGCACTTTGGAAATTATTTTGGAGCAATTAAGCCAGCACTTGAAATGGCAAACTCTGGTGATTATGAAGGATATTACTTTATAGCAGATTATCATTCTCTTATCACTGTCCATCAGCCAGAAGTTCTTAGAGAATATATTTATGATGTAGCAGCAACTTGGTTGGCGCTGGGGCTTGATCCTTCAAAAGTGACTCTTTATCAACAAAGCCATATTCCTGAAATCTTAGAATTAAACTGGATCACTTCTTGCTTTACTGCAAAGGGGCTTATGAATAGGGCCCACGCCTATAAGGCCCTTGTACAAAGTAATGAAATTGAAAAACGCGATACTGACCATGGTGTGAATATGGGTGTGTATACATACCCAATTTTAATGGCCTGTGACATTTTATTTCTTAAAACTAATGTAGTTCCCGTTGGTGCAGATCAATTACAGCATATTGAGATTGCTCGTGATATTGCGAGTTCATTTAATCATATCTATGGAGATATTTTTACTCTACCTGAAGCAAAGGCCCAGGAGGGAGCTCTTGTTCCCGGACTAGATGGAAGAAAGATGAGTAAGAGTTATGGAAACCATATCCCATTATTTTTACCTGAGAAGAAATTGAAGAAAACGATTAATAAGATTGCGACGGACTCAACAGCTCCTGAAGTTCCTAAAGATCCAAATGATTCAGTAATTTTTGACTTCTATAAACTCTTTGCTAGCGAAGCCCAAATTAAAGAACTCGATGCATGGTATAGAAAGGGAATTGGTTGGGGAGAAGCTAAGCTAGAACTCTTTAATGTTGCAAACGAATACCTCAGAGAGCCTCGCGAGAAATATAATGAATTGATTGCAGATAAGTCTAAAATTGACTTGGTCTTAAAAGAGGGCGCTGAAAGAGTAAGACCAAAGGCCGCTGAGTTTTTAAAAGAAGTTAAAAAAGCAGTAGGTGTAATTAGCTAA
- the rpmA gene encoding 50S ribosomal protein L27: protein MAHKKAGGSTSNGRDSNPNMYGVKKFGGEKVIAGNIIIRQAGNKFHAGPGVKEGKDCTLFAVTEGSVKFSYYNKKKKIVSVVQG, encoded by the coding sequence ATGGCACACAAGAAAGCCGGTGGTTCAACAAGTAACGGACGTGATTCAAACCCAAATATGTATGGGGTAAAGAAATTTGGTGGTGAGAAAGTCATCGCTGGAAATATTATCATCAGACAAGCAGGGAATAAATTCCACGCAGGTCCAGGTGTTAAAGAAGGAAAAGATTGTACTCTTTTCGCTGTAACTGAAGGTTCGGTTAAATTTTCTTACTACAACAAGAAGAAAAAAATCGTATCAGTTGTACAAGGTTAA
- the obgE gene encoding GTPase ObgE, producing MRFIDEVLITIISGNGGNGCSSFRREKFYPLGGPDGGDGGDGGNIYIQADNGINTLVTFRSKRIFKAEHGQDGMNSQCHGRYGEDLTLNVPVGTIIRSAETGEIIGDLTEHGEKILMAEGGRGGIGNIHFKSSVNQAPKTATLGKEGRTIEIELELKLIADIALIGLPNAGKSTLISSISAAKPKIADYPFTTLEPNLGVVDMGDNQSFVVADIPGLIEDASEGKGLGIKFLKHIERTKAFVHLVDVSWCLDEFEAFEQYVTIREELRKYNEDLLTKKELVCLTKIDAMTDEEIQKYITFFEEQIDRKVLPLSAVSGRNIGLLKSLMLKTFEDYEA from the coding sequence ATGCGGTTTATAGATGAAGTTCTAATCACAATTATAAGCGGAAATGGTGGCAATGGTTGCTCAAGCTTTCGAAGAGAGAAGTTCTACCCACTAGGTGGCCCAGATGGTGGTGACGGTGGAGATGGTGGAAATATCTATATCCAGGCCGACAATGGCATTAACACTCTTGTAACTTTTAGAAGTAAGAGAATCTTCAAGGCCGAACATGGTCAAGATGGTATGAATTCACAATGCCACGGTCGCTACGGTGAAGATCTAACTCTGAACGTTCCTGTTGGTACAATTATAAGATCAGCTGAAACAGGTGAAATTATTGGTGACCTTACTGAGCACGGAGAGAAAATTCTTATGGCCGAAGGTGGTCGTGGCGGAATTGGAAATATTCACTTCAAATCCTCAGTTAACCAAGCGCCAAAGACTGCAACGCTTGGAAAAGAAGGTAGAACAATTGAAATTGAGCTAGAGCTTAAACTCATTGCAGATATTGCTCTAATTGGTCTACCAAATGCTGGTAAATCAACTCTTATTTCTTCAATCTCAGCAGCTAAACCAAAGATAGCTGATTACCCTTTTACAACTCTTGAACCAAACCTTGGTGTTGTAGATATGGGAGATAATCAATCATTCGTTGTAGCTGACATACCTGGTCTGATTGAAGATGCCTCAGAAGGAAAGGGACTTGGAATAAAGTTCTTAAAACACATTGAAAGAACGAAGGCCTTTGTTCACCTAGTCGACGTTTCATGGTGCTTAGACGAATTTGAAGCCTTTGAGCAATATGTCACAATTAGAGAAGAACTTAGAAAATATAATGAAGACTTACTTACTAAGAAAGAGCTAGTTTGCTTAACAAAAATTGATGCAATGACCGATGAAGAAATTCAGAAGTATATTACATTCTTTGAAGAGCAGATTGATAGAAAGGTACTTCCCCTTTCAGCCGTATCAGGAAGAAATATTGGTCTTTTAAAGTCTTTGATGTTAAAAACTTTTGAAGATTACGAGGCGTAA
- the lgt gene encoding prolipoprotein diacylglyceryl transferase: protein MNPLNIDPIIFSIGPVSVRWYGMMYVIGFVIANYLLKKLVDRGFYKIPKENIDTMITTMLICMFLGARFAYVFIYNWDYYSGHLGELFYVWQGGLSFHGALAGLLFGGWYFARKNGVSWAQVMDATALAGTPGLFFGRMGNFINGELYGRVTDSAFGMVFKTGGPYPRHPSQLYEAFAEGLLLTLILWFIMTKVKRHGVIACSFVIGYGFFRYFIEFFREADQQLGYYFGGTTTMGQILCILMIIFGFFAIYLNSKREDPI from the coding sequence ATGAATCCACTAAATATAGATCCTATCATTTTCTCAATTGGTCCAGTGAGCGTTCGTTGGTATGGGATGATGTATGTAATTGGGTTTGTTATTGCAAATTATCTATTAAAGAAATTAGTAGATAGAGGATTCTATAAAATCCCCAAAGAAAATATCGATACGATGATTACGACAATGTTGATCTGCATGTTTCTAGGGGCGAGATTTGCATATGTATTTATTTACAATTGGGATTATTACTCAGGTCATTTGGGAGAGCTTTTCTATGTATGGCAAGGCGGGCTGAGCTTTCATGGAGCACTTGCAGGACTTCTCTTTGGTGGTTGGTACTTCGCTAGGAAAAATGGTGTTTCTTGGGCGCAGGTAATGGACGCAACAGCACTTGCAGGAACTCCAGGACTTTTCTTTGGAAGAATGGGGAACTTTATAAATGGTGAGTTGTACGGGAGAGTAACTGATTCAGCTTTTGGAATGGTTTTTAAAACAGGTGGCCCTTACCCAAGACATCCTTCGCAGCTTTATGAGGCTTTTGCTGAAGGGCTGCTCTTAACTTTAATCTTGTGGTTTATAATGACTAAAGTGAAGAGGCATGGAGTTATTGCATGCTCATTTGTCATTGGTTATGGATTCTTTAGATACTTTATTGAGTTCTTCAGAGAAGCTGATCAGCAACTTGGTTATTATTTTGGCGGGACAACAACAATGGGTCAGATTCTTTGTATTTTAATGATTATATTTGGCTTCTTTGCAATTTACTTAAATTCAAAAAGAGAAGATCCTATTTAG
- the rsfS gene encoding ribosome silencing factor, with the protein MSTDFITKEVQKIVKEQKLEYPLNIAMATAWILGNFKGINLKILDVAKSSSLTDFFVLGSATNPTMAQSMADEITRQLKGHGYEVISREGSKKGDDWILLDFGDIIVHVFLDVSRSVYDLDNLWENATEVEIPNSYYFSSDDEEKSEDATGKSYF; encoded by the coding sequence ATGAGCACAGATTTTATCACTAAAGAAGTTCAAAAAATTGTTAAAGAGCAAAAGCTAGAATATCCGTTGAATATCGCAATGGCGACAGCTTGGATTCTTGGAAACTTTAAAGGCATTAACTTAAAAATTTTAGATGTTGCTAAATCAAGCTCTCTAACAGATTTCTTTGTTCTAGGCTCTGCAACAAACCCAACAATGGCCCAATCTATGGCCGATGAAATAACAAGACAACTTAAAGGTCACGGCTATGAAGTCATCTCAAGAGAAGGCTCTAAAAAAGGTGACGATTGGATTCTTCTAGATTTTGGAGACATCATTGTTCACGTATTTCTAGACGTATCTAGAAGCGTTTACGACTTAGATAATCTCTGGGAGAATGCGACGGAAGTTGAAATTCCAAACTCATACTACTTCTCTTCAGATGATGAAGAAAAGTCAGAAGATGCGACTGGAAAAAGTTACTTCTAG
- a CDS encoding 23S rRNA (pseudouridine(1915)-N(3))-methyltransferase RlmH, producing MKDIHLIVVGKLKDKNLEALEDNYLKRIKSPKLHIHEVKSHKENLDLEANEVEKKLNDIGATFPILLAENGQLFDSPKMSKWLFNLLEVKSEKIVFIIGGASGHGEKIIQRSKQKLSLSPLTYPHKLARILFVEQIYRALTINSGHPYHK from the coding sequence GTGAAAGACATTCATCTTATCGTAGTTGGAAAATTAAAGGATAAGAACTTAGAAGCACTTGAAGATAATTATTTAAAACGAATAAAGTCACCAAAACTTCACATCCACGAAGTTAAGTCACATAAAGAAAATTTAGATTTAGAGGCCAATGAAGTTGAGAAGAAACTCAACGACATTGGCGCTACTTTTCCAATTCTTCTTGCAGAAAATGGTCAACTATTTGATAGTCCTAAGATGTCTAAGTGGCTCTTCAATCTACTAGAGGTGAAGTCAGAGAAGATCGTTTTTATTATAGGAGGAGCAAGTGGACACGGAGAAAAGATCATTCAGAGATCTAAGCAAAAACTTTCCCTATCCCCTCTAACTTATCCACATAAACTCGCAAGAATTCTCTTCGTAGAGCAAATCTATAGAGCATTAACCATCAATTCAGGTCACCCCTATCATAAGTAG
- a CDS encoding dicarboxylate/amino acid:cation symporter has product MQEASKKEAKLIGIAMIAGLIAGLALYFSGHGEMAAYLKPIGTIFIRLLKMVIVPLVLSSIFMAMYHLGTPESLGSMGRKAVGYYFLTTAFAVFLGLIMVNLINPGVGVEGIQESAGLHGLSEVMHQQVTQSKGLYQTILDVIVNAIPTNPFEAMATSTVLQVIVFAIMFGIVALYMPKKALPVVSFMESLEAMTLRLTHVIMKFAPIGIFVLMMDIMARTGFSAIVSLSKYMATVIIGLLLHAVALMAIASWRMKKSPMFILKSLSSPLLTAFSTSSSAATLPITMTCVEENLGVRKDTAKFVLPLGATINMDGTALYESVAAIFIAQVYGIELGIGQQVVIFMTASLAAIGAAAIPGAGLITMSIVLGAVGLPIEGIGLILAVDRILDMFRTTVNVFGDCVGTIVVDSMMDNNEFSGGDSNSLIEGSVN; this is encoded by the coding sequence ATGCAGGAAGCATCTAAGAAAGAAGCAAAGCTCATTGGAATTGCTATGATTGCGGGACTTATCGCAGGATTAGCTCTCTACTTTAGTGGGCATGGAGAAATGGCAGCCTATCTAAAGCCTATTGGAACAATCTTTATCAGACTTTTAAAAATGGTCATCGTTCCACTTGTTCTCTCTTCTATTTTCATGGCCATGTACCACCTTGGAACTCCTGAGAGTTTAGGCTCTATGGGAAGAAAAGCAGTTGGATATTATTTTCTAACTACTGCCTTCGCTGTTTTTCTCGGACTTATAATGGTTAACCTCATTAACCCTGGGGTAGGAGTTGAAGGAATTCAAGAATCTGCAGGTTTACATGGACTTTCGGAAGTTATGCATCAGCAGGTCACTCAATCCAAGGGGCTCTATCAAACAATTCTCGATGTTATTGTTAATGCGATTCCAACAAATCCTTTTGAAGCCATGGCCACTTCTACTGTTCTTCAAGTAATTGTCTTTGCCATAATGTTTGGAATAGTTGCTCTCTATATGCCAAAGAAAGCTCTACCTGTAGTAAGCTTCATGGAGAGTTTAGAAGCGATGACTCTAAGACTTACTCACGTTATTATGAAGTTTGCTCCTATTGGGATTTTTGTTCTGATGATGGATATAATGGCAAGAACGGGGTTCTCAGCGATTGTCTCACTCTCTAAATATATGGCGACAGTTATTATTGGTCTTCTCTTGCACGCTGTTGCTCTAATGGCAATTGCTTCTTGGAGAATGAAGAAATCTCCAATGTTTATTTTAAAAAGTTTAAGTTCACCGCTTCTTACTGCTTTTTCAACTTCTTCTTCAGCTGCAACTCTTCCAATCACTATGACTTGTGTAGAGGAAAATTTAGGAGTTAGAAAAGATACTGCGAAGTTTGTACTACCTCTTGGAGCGACAATTAACATGGATGGTACAGCTCTCTATGAATCAGTTGCTGCGATCTTTATTGCACAAGTTTATGGAATTGAATTAGGTATCGGTCAGCAAGTCGTAATTTTTATGACGGCTTCTCTCGCTGCTATTGGTGCTGCTGCTATCCCTGGAGCAGGACTAATTACGATGAGTATTGTTCTTGGAGCCGTAGGTCTTCCAATTGAAGGGATTGGACTTATTCTCGCCGTCGATAGAATTCTAGATATGTTTAGAACAACTGTTAATGTATTTGGTGATTGTGTGGGTACAATAGTTGTCGATTCGATGATGGATAATAATGAGTTCTCGGGAGGGGACTCTAACTCTCTGATAGAAGGTTCCGTTAACTAA